CACTATTTTCGTGATAGAACCAATCCAACAAGATTTATTTAGGAAAGATTAAATGGCAAAGCTATTTTTGGATTTTATTATCGATATCTTTCTTTACGCTTCCTTGGTATTTATTGAGCAGATTTAATCAACAGGTTTTAATAACTGCTATGATAGGGATTTCGTTGGCAATCCTTACTTTTTTCTTGCGATATAAACACATAAAGTACTTGCTGATAGAAAGAAGAGAATGGATTACGGGCAATTACAAAAGTCTTCTCTCTAGTTTGTTATTTGGCATATCAGTTGCTTACATTACTTCTCTCGCAGATGTAAAAAATCTTTTTTCACCAGGATTAACAGAAACCCTCAATACGTTTGTGATCGTACTCTTGGGCGCTGTGGGAATGTTGTTACCTCATTTAGTAAGTCCTTTAAAAAACATACTAAATGACCTGCTTTTTTCTATAAAAGTTCCCGATGAACTTAAGGAAAGTGGAAATAATGAGACCTACTGATCTTTTACACCCCGAACAGAGACGCCCAGGTAAGGCATATTTAGTCAACGAACTCCGAAAAGCAGTATACACATGGCGAGAAGAAGGCTATCCAAAAGTTACACCCACAACAAAAAGACTCCTGCAGTTTTGGTTTGAAGAAGACCATTTTGTAGAAAAAGAGCTATTTCAATTCTGGTTTTGCCAGAGGGAAGCTATTGAAAAGCTGATTTACATTTATGAAGTAATGAAAAAACGGAATTTCATTGATATAGCAAGGGATTTCGGTGCTGGACCTATACAAGGTTATGACCCCTCCTATGATCAATATCCACTTTATGCCTTCAAAATGGCTACAGGTTCTGGTAAGACCTATGTAATGGCATTGAGCATTGTTTGGCAGTATTTCAATTATAAAAAAGAAAGCAAAGATGATTATACCTCAAAGTATCTGTTCATAGCAGGAGAAAAAAATGTAATTTATGATAGGCTGACAAGAGATTTCAAAGATGGCAAGATTTTCCGAGAATTGCCGCTTATTCCTCCTGAGTGGCAAGAGGAGTTCGACTTGAAAGTGATCCTTAAGGAGGATCCAATCCATATAATTCCAGAAGCGACGTTGTTTTTGACCAATATTCAGCAGTTAGAACAAAGGGAGAGTAAAAAGAAAGAAGTAGAGCAGTATATAGATAAGTTATGGAATTACCTGAGGTTTATAATGTTTCCGATATCTATCAGGAAAACAGGATAAAAGAGGTTTTTACAACTTGCCCTAATATAATGATCTTGAAAGTGAAGCCCACCACATATACAGTTTTGAAAAAGCATGGAAGAAGATACTTTAGGAACTTAACAAAGACTTGGTCTCTCAATATGGCAAAGGCATCAATATGGAACTCGACTTTTCTGCCACCCCCAAAACTGAAAATGGAGCTTTATTTCCATGTATCATTGTTGATTTTTCACTGAAACAAGCCATAGAAATGAACATCGTGAAATCGCCGCTGAAGGGGCTTGTAAAGGGTGCTAAAGAAATCGCTTCTAAAAAAACAGTTGAGAGATACAGAGCTTGGATTGATGCGGGAATAAGAAGATGGAGGGAATACAAGGATAAATTAAAGCCCTTATCAAAAAAGTCAGTACTGTTCTTTCAGTGCCCAGAAAATGAAGAGGCAGATGAGATATATGAGTATCTGAACTCTGCTGTTCCAGACCTTAAAGATAAGGTATTATTGATACCTACAAATAGCACTGGAGAAGTTAAAAAAGCAGATCTATCTAAAGCGAGAGAGTTTGCAAAGACAATTGATGATCCAGATCCTGAAAAAAATCCATACGAAGCAATAGTAAGCACAATGATGTTAAATGAGGGATGGGACGTTAGAAATGTAAATGTGATTGTGGGACTTCGATCTTACACATCAAAAAGGAAGGTGCTCCCAGAACAAGTTATAGGGAGAGGTTTAAGAAAAATGTTCCTTGAAGAAGATGCAAATGTTGATGAATCAATAAACATCCTCGAAGTTATTGGACCACCAGGCTTGATGGATATTCTTGAGGAATTAGAAACCCAAGAGGGTATCAAGTTCGCTGAATTCGATACTGGAAAATCCCTTAATTTAACAACTATATATGTAGATGAGAATAAACTGGATAAAGATATCGAGATTCCTGTGCTCTCTCCGAGGATTCTCCTGAGGGAATTTCAATTGGAGGTGGTTGAGGTTGATAAATTACCTCCGGTTGCAATACCATTAGAAAACAAAATCTTAGAAATGGAATATGTGGCTGTAGATATGCTAAAAGGAATGGAAATTATAAAAAGAAAATGGGATTTGCCTGTACCGCAGGATTCAAAAAGCGTTATTGCCTATTATACTGACCAGATACTCAAGCAGTTGAAGATAAGAGGAGCATTTTCTAACTTTTACCCGCTCGTGAAAAAATATGTCGTCGAAAAACTATTCAGCGAAAAAGTTGACCTCGATGACCCAAGAGTTCTTTATAAGCTGAGTACTCCTGAGGTTCAGGAACTGTTAACAAGATTGTTTGTAGAAGCATTCAAAGATATGACTTTTATAGAAAAGGAGCCAGAAAAGATATATTATATTAGACTTTCAGACACGCCACCTTTTCCCTCATCAAAAATGGTTTATGCTGCTGATAGATGTATCTTCAACTATGTTCTTTGCGATAACGATTTTGAATTGGATTTTGCCAAGTTCCTAGACAGAGCTGAAGATGTGTTAGCGTTCAGTAAAATAGTTCCCAAAATTGGTTTTTTTGTAGAATATAGAGATTCTGATGGAAATCTTAAGCTATACTACCCAGATTTCGTCACATTGACAGACAAAAAGGAACATTTGATTGTTGAAACAAAGGGTAGGGAAGACATCGATGTTAAACACAAAGACAAAAGAATGAAATTGTGGTGTGAAGATGCTACTAAAATTACAAAAAGTAAATGGACTTTCATGCGAATTAATCAAGAAGATTTTGAGAAATATAGATTTAAAAGCATTCAGGAGTTGATTTCAACTCTAAAAGATGTCGGGTGATATCAATATCAAAAACCAACGAGGTGGACTTCGAATGAGCCATTTACCCGTTGCTGTTGAAACCTTTTATTTTCTTGTATAGCTTTGTCAGAATTGATTATACAAAACAGAATATAAAGTTCACTTTTCTTACAGAAATTACTATTTTGTGTTATAACTGTGAATATGCTCCTTATATGCTATAAAAGTGAAATTCAATTTGATAGAATTCTTCAATCAAAATCGTTGTTCTTTGAAAGTTATACTTTAGTTCGTTTCACAAAATTATGGTTAGGGGAAACGAAATAGGAACAAAGGATTGAATAATCATGTACCGTTAGGCAAGAGATAAAAAATGACAACGTACTTGCTATTAAAAAATCCTAACAACCTTACAAGAAAGATAAAGTTAGACTCGATGAATTGATGGAATATCAACATCTTGACACAGTTCAAGCCTACGGATTGGTACTTGAATTTAAGAAGATGTTCGATTATAAGAAACCTTCTTATGTAGCTAAGTATTTTAAAAGATAGTATGAAAAGGTAATGAAATCAAATATACTCGATGAAAATGGTCGATATTTCTATCCTATGCCACTAAATAAATGATGTTATAGCTCAGAAAAAAACCCTATTTGTATAAGTATAATTTAATCCTTCTAACAGTGCATATATACTCCTTTGGTGCTATTTGCAATCCCGCAGTCTCACCTTTGCTATTGTTATGGTGAAAACTCACATACGCCGGTACCTCATGGGTTATGCCTTTAGAGGTAGGCAATAAAAGAATTAAAAACATAAAATTGTCGAAATTTTAGAAATAAAAGATTTTTAAAAATAAGATTTTGGTTTTAAAAGGGCAACAAGGCGAAAACTTCTCTATTTTTGTGGGCCTGTTGCGTGCTAAGGGGTACTAAAACAGATCTGATGAAACTTAGAATGAAGGAAGTATTTTTAAAATTTTCGAATTCTAGAAATAAGGTTTCAAGCCTGTTTTATATTTTTTAAAGGGAGTAATAGAATTGTTTGAGGAGGTTTAAGATATGTCTAAAACTGTTTCAAATACTGATAGGATAGCAAAAGTGTTTACCGATTACTGTGTTAGTAAAAACTACCAAGTCAAACAAACTTCAGAGGAAAAAGATTTGAGGCTTGATATATCAAACTATTACTATAGAACAATAGTAATAATCTACTATACAGGTACAGTGCTCATTCAAGGTAAGCAAAACTCATTGAAGACTGAAATGGAAAATCTGAAATCACGTTATGAAGATAATCCGCAGTCTTTTCTTGGAGGTGAGATAACAGAGATCAAACCATGTGCGACAAGATACGACATTATGCTGGTTGAACTCAGAACAAAAATAAAAGAATCTTTAAACACGCTTGAAGCAACAGTGAAAATTACCGACAATCCAAACTCTGCTATTGAATATAGAGCTAAAATTGCTAGGAACAATTTTTCTATAACTTTAACCCAATACAATAATGGCACCTTATTACTTCAAGGGAAAATGGATAAGCTTTTTGAGGATTGCTGTAACCTGATTGAAAGAATTGCTAACCCATCAGAGAAGGACGTGATAGCCAGATTCATATCAAGCGACGAAAAGAATTTGGAATTTTTTGCAGCTAAGTATACTCCTCAGCTCATAGATATAGCTGAAGACAATGTAAAGAAAAAAATAGGCATTGTTTATAATTATCTTGAGACTTATGATAGAAAATGGTTTGTAGCTTCCGAATGTCTCTGCTTAACTAAAATTCCTTTACCTGAGTTCTCCCCTTTAGTAATGCCTGCATCAAAGGCATTTGAGGGTTTTGTAAAAAAACTTCTTGTTGGGATAGGGCTTTTCGAAGCAGGGTATTTCAATACAAAAAATGCAAATTTCTCCAGTCTGAATGATAGAAGCAATCCAAAAAGAAAAGCTATTTGTGAAAAAGAAAAACATGCAGATACAATGCTCACAAGAATTAGTGTGTGTCTCGATACGAACAGAAACTTTATGATGCATAGTGACGAGAGTAAAATTACCAAAGTTGATTCGCAAGAAAAATCAGAGGACATAGTCAACAAGATATTTAATGATACAAAAGAAATATTTGACTATTTCAATGACCTTTATTCTTTATTTCCTCGAAATAAGGAATGAGTTGTATGCAGCCAAAAAATAAACTTCTTGAGAGCTATAAACATATAAGATCCGCACTAGAAAGCAACAATTTCAATGTATCTGATTGTAAAGAAATCGCTTATGGTGTGCAGTTTACCGTCTCTACTCTTAACTGGTCTGGACTAATTAGAATTTATCAAAACAAGAAGGGTGTTTTGAAAATCGATTATTCGCAACTTAATAGTAAAGCAAATGTGATAAAAATCCAAACTTTGATAGAAAGTAAAGAAATACCATCTGGTTCAAAAAATTTAAATAAAAATGTTGGACTAGGATTCCCTATTATCGGCACAGATGAATCGGGGAAAGGTGATTTCTTCGGGCCCTTAGTTAGCGCTGGTGTCTATGTAAATGAGCAATCTGCAAAAAAATTGATTGAATGTGGCGTAAAGGATAGTAAGAAACTTAGCGATGCTAAGAACTTAGAACTTGCCCAGAAAGTAACTAAAATATGTAAAGGGCGCTTTGCGATTATTGAAATATCTCCGGAAAAATATAATAACTTATATGAGCAATTAAAAAAGGAAAAGAAAAGTCTAAATACATTACTTGCCTGGGGACATGCAAAAGCTATAGAAGAAGTACTTTCAAAAGTTGATTGTAAGGTTGCAATCGCTGATCAATTTGCAGATGAAAGCTTTATCCTTAGTAAACTTCAGGAAAAAGGTAAAAACCTAAGACTTATACAGATGCACAAAGCCGAACAAAACATAGCTGTGGCAGCAGCATCGATTCTGGCACGAGCAAGGTTTTTAGAAAAACTATCTAAACTATCAAATGAATATAAAATAAACTTGTCTAAAGGTGCATCGCAGACAGTTATAGAAAGTGGGAAGAAGATTGTTGCCACATATGGAGAAGATATTCTCAGAAAAGTAGCCAAATTACATTTCAAAACAACTAATGATGTCCTTAACAAATAGTCGAAACGTAGAATATATATATAATATAACAGAACAGGTACAAAAAGCTAATGAATTTAGAAAAATAGGGGATTTTGAGGAAGCATTTTCATTTGTTAGATATTTATGAAAAGAAACAGAAAACGAGTTTGAGGGGGAAAACTTCTTCCTTGCATTAGGAAATTGGAACTGCAGGTTATAGATAATAATTTTTGATAGAAAAGTATTGAAAGAGAATGCTATGGAGAAGAAATTAAAATTTTTCATAGCCAATTACTTTCAGATGAAAAGCCTTATATTGCTCAATTTAGAAAATATAGTGTTCCCTTGCAAGACAAAAGTTTGATATTTGATAGAAGATTGGCATAATAGAAAAACTTTATTAAGTGAAAATTATCAGTCGGAGATTGAAAAAATTAAAAAGATGGTAACATTATTTACTTATTTATTTCAACAAATTTTCTTTCCTCACATGACTATAAAAAAGAAATTATTGGGATTAAGAAAAAAGAAAAATGAAGATAATCTTTCGAAAATAGCAGGTAATTAAGGCGAGGCAAAATGAAGTTTTACATAGGCAATAATGGAAAATAATAATAATATATTGTATAAAAAAGTTTCTTGTAATCGATGCGCACTTTGTTTTACTAATGGATATGTCAAACCATACCAAAAATATGATAAAATAAAAAAGAGAAAGCATATGAAGGAGTTAAGGGATGCCAGGATATTTAACACACATTATCTTCGGTCATAAGATTTTTCCAAACAGTTTGAAAAATGTGAAAATGTTTAATCTTGGACTGATGGGTCCAGATATTTTTTATTACGATATTTCTGATCCTAAATATCACATTATTGGTGAAACGTTGCATAATGTTGATTTAACAAGGTTTATAAAAGAGATTCAAAAGGAAAGCCCAGAGTATGCCTTAGGTTTATACTTACATTCTTATCTTGATATGAAAATACATCCACGAATACATATTATAGAAAGAAACACTGGCAAATCACATACTAAAATAGAAACTTTGATCGATGCAGCTTTATTGAAAAAAGAGTGGAACACCACTGTTTTCAGGTTAGACAAGCATTTTTTCCCTAATAAATTACCAGCAAGGTTTATGAGGATCTTTGATGAAGTTCTTTACGACTATTACGAGGTAGCAGATGTAAATATTAAAAGTTTGTATGATGTTTTTTTGAAAAACTTTTTCTTCTTATACAAATGGTATCCCATCAAGGCGATTGCTTCGTATGTGCTCTACGTTGTTTCCATAGGAAGATTCAATTACAAGGACTATTTTATATTTAGAACCCCTTCCTTAGAAATTCTGAATGATTTTGGAATAGAAACATTGTGGAAAGAGTCTTTAGATGAAATTGATCAACTATTATCAGAAAAATTTGATTAAAACTAATGAAAAAAGGGATGTGAAACTTTAATATGGCAACAGGTAATTTAGTAGTAATTGTTGGACCTATGTATTCTGGCAAAACTTCCGAATTAATTTCTTTCATTGAAATCTACACCCTCGGGAAAAAGAAGATAAAAGTCTTTAAACCTTTGTTAGATAACAGATACAACGAAACTTTTATTGTATCCCACTCTAATACATCCGTTAAAGCCATCCCCATTAATAATTCCGCTGAAATTTTGCCCCAACTTGATGGAGACGAAAAGGCGGTTTTTATTGATGAAATCCAGTTTTTAGACGAGCCTCTTAGAGAAGTTGTTGTGGAGATGATCAATTCTGGTAAGGATGTTTATTGTGCAGGCCTGGATTTGAGTTATAAAAATAATCCATTCAAAGTTACCTCCCTTTTAATGGCTCATGCAGACACTGTGATTAAAAAGAAAGCTGTTTGCCATGAATGTGGAGAGTACAAGGCAACAATATCTTACAAAATTGTGGAAAATGGTGGAGAAATAGATGTTGGTGGATTTGAAAAATATATCGCTGTATGTAGAGATTGTTATTTGAAGTTGAATGAAAAAAAACAAAATCAAGATAAATCATAAAAACAAGGGGGTTGATCTATGCGAATTACAAGCATCTATGATAAAGCGGAATTAGCCAACAAAGTGAAAATCCCTTGGTTGGGCTATGGGACATACAAAGCTCATGGAGATGAATTGATAGAGGGTGTAAAGTACGCTTTAAGTATAGGATACAGGTTGATAGATACCGCAGAAATGTACGAAAACGAAGAAGAGATAGGTAAAGCAATCAGACAGAGTAAAATACCGAGAGATGAAATTTTTATAACCTCCAAAGTATGGAATACGAATCAAGGTTTCGAAAGCACTTTAAACTCTTTTGAGAATTCATTAAAAAGATTGGGAACAGATTATTTAGATTTATATTTAATTCACTGGCCTGTAAGTGGAAAATATATAGAAACCTGGAAAGCCCTTGAAAAGTTATATAAGGAAGGTAGAGTAAGGGCTATTGGTGTGAGTAATTTTTTAATTCATCATCTCCAAGATATAATAAACAACTGTGAAATTACCCCTATGGTGAATCAAGTAGAATTTCATCCATACTTATTGCAAAGAGATCTTTTAGATTATTGTCAAAGAAACAAAATACAGCTTGAAGCTTGGAGTCCTTTAATGAGAGGAAGAGTTCTAAATATACCCCAGTTAGTTGATATAGCAAATAAGTATAAAAAAACTCCCGCACAAATAGTATTAAGATGGGACCTGCAACATGGCGTGGTAACTATTCCCAAATCTGTACACAAGGAAAGAATAAAAGAAAATGCCGATATTTTCGACTTCGAACTAACAGAAGAAGAAATGAGGATAATAGACAATTTAGATCAGAGTAAAAGATTTGGGGCAAATCCCGATGATTTTTAAGATTAACATAGCTTTTAACAAGATTAATTGATTTTTCAACAATGAAATGATATAATATGAAAGCACCATTACAGGAGGCTGGGTCCTGCGCAATAGGAACCCGTGAAACTGGTCAGGCCCGGAAGGGAGCAGCCATAAGCGGAGATTTCTATGTGCAGCAGGGAAACCCAGCCATCTTTAATAATTTTGGAGGTACGAATAAATTGACTCAAAAAAAGAAAAATAATAACGAATATGAAGATGTTCAAATATACGGTCCTGAAGATATCGCTTTCATGAAAGTTGATGAAGTAATCAGAAAAGTTAATAATGATCTGAACCCTGCTAAAGAAAAAAAAATTAAAAAAACACCTTCTTTTGAGCATTACTACAGTGAAAACCCAACGTCAGAACTAACGGTAAAAGAGTTGGTTTTAAAATTAAGAAATGGGCATAAGTATCTATTTAAAGCCCCATCCGGAGTATATGGAAAGAAAAGGATAGACAGGGCAAGTATTTTATTGATTGAAAAAGTAGAACTAACAAATGAAAAAGTTTTAGACATGGGATGCGGATACGGGGCAATAGGTATAGCCTTAAAAAAAGAATTTCCTGACATTGATCTGTATATGAGTGACATAAATAACAGAGCAGTTGATTTTTCTAAAATAAACGCCAAAAACAATAACGTGAACGCTGTGATCAAACAAGGAAATCTATTCAAACCATGGGAAGGTAACTACTTCGATGTTATTGTCACCAACCCTCCAATAGTTGCAGGTAAGGATGTATTACATGAACTAATCGAAGAATCCTATTACCATTTGAATGAGAATGGCAAGATATATTTAGTTGCTTACCACAATAAAGGTGGAAAAGGCTTAGAAAACTACATGAAACAAATTTTTGGCAACGTAAAAGAGTTAGAAAAATCTGGAGGTTTTAGAGTTTATCTTTCGATAAAGAGGGGCTAAGATGTTTTTTGGATGCAAAAATCTTTCTTTCAGTTATTATGAAAAAAAAGTACTAACAAATATCAATTTAGACGTCAAAAAAGGTGAGTTTATCGGTTTAGTTGGGAGTAATGGAAGTGGAAAATCTACGCTTCTAAAGCTTCTATGTGGTATTTTATCCCCTCAAGAGGGAGAAGTAATTATCAAAGATCAAAAATTAGATGAACATAATAGAATAAAGGTAGGTTATATTTTTCAAAACCCTGAAAATCAAATTATAGGGGTCACCGTCGAAGAGGACGTGGCTTTTGGGTTAGAAAACATAGGGGTCCCAAGAGAAAAAATGCTAGAAAGAATCGAGTGGGCCCTTTCAACGGTAGGGTTAGAAGGGTTGAACCACGCAGACCCCAATGCATTATCTGGAGGGCAGAAACAAAGACTTGCAACAGCATCCATACTTGCTATGGATCCTGAAATTATACTCATGGATGAACCTACT
This DNA window, taken from Petrotoga miotherma DSM 10691, encodes the following:
- a CDS encoding methyltransferase → MKVDEVIRKVNNDLNPAKEKKIKKTPSFEHYYSENPTSELTVKELVLKLRNGHKYLFKAPSGVYGKKRIDRASILLIEKVELTNEKVLDMGCGYGAIGIALKKEFPDIDLYMSDINNRAVDFSKINAKNNNVNAVIKQGNLFKPWEGNYFDVIVTNPPIVAGKDVLHELIEESYYHLNENGKIYLVAYHNKGGKGLENYMKQIFGNVKELEKSGGFRVYLSIKRG
- a CDS encoding energy-coupling factor ABC transporter ATP-binding protein, which codes for MFFGCKNLSFSYYEKKVLTNINLDVKKGEFIGLVGSNGSGKSTLLKLLCGILSPQEGEVIIKDQKLDEHNRIKVGYIFQNPENQIIGVTVEEDVAFGLENIGVPREKMLERIEWALSTVGLEGLNHADPNALSGGQKQRLATASILAMDPEIILMDEPTSMLDPKGRNEIYKVIRNLREIGETIIIASHHSSDLEHVDKIIALNDGEIVYEGDKDQFYKNNVIQSELPFNEKINRQFHTDLKKLVDEICR
- a CDS encoding DEAD/DEAH box helicase is translated as MELDFSATPKTENGALFPCIIVDFSLKQAIEMNIVKSPLKGLVKGAKEIASKKTVERYRAWIDAGIRRWREYKDKLKPLSKKSVLFFQCPENEEADEIYEYLNSAVPDLKDKVLLIPTNSTGEVKKADLSKAREFAKTIDDPDPEKNPYEAIVSTMMLNEGWDVRNVNVIVGLRSYTSKRKVLPEQVIGRGLRKMFLEEDANVDESINILEVIGPPGLMDILEELETQEGIKFAEFDTGKSLNLTTIYVDENKLDKDIEIPVLSPRILLREFQLEVVEVDKLPPVAIPLENKILEMEYVAVDMLKGMEIIKRKWDLPVPQDSKSVIAYYTDQILKQLKIRGAFSNFYPLVKKYVVEKLFSEKVDLDDPRVLYKLSTPEVQELLTRLFVEAFKDMTFIEKEPEKIYYIRLSDTPPFPSSKMVYAADRCIFNYVLCDNDFELDFAKFLDRAEDVLAFSKIVPKIGFFVEYRDSDGNLKLYYPDFVTLTDKKEHLIVETKGREDIDVKHKDKRMKLWCEDATKITKSKWTFMRINQEDFEKYRFKSIQELISTLKDVG
- the rnhC gene encoding ribonuclease HIII; the protein is MQPKNKLLESYKHIRSALESNNFNVSDCKEIAYGVQFTVSTLNWSGLIRIYQNKKGVLKIDYSQLNSKANVIKIQTLIESKEIPSGSKNLNKNVGLGFPIIGTDESGKGDFFGPLVSAGVYVNEQSAKKLIECGVKDSKKLSDAKNLELAQKVTKICKGRFAIIEISPEKYNNLYEQLKKEKKSLNTLLAWGHAKAIEEVLSKVDCKVAIADQFADESFILSKLQEKGKNLRLIQMHKAEQNIAVAAASILARARFLEKLSKLSNEYKINLSKGASQTVIESGKKIVATYGEDILRKVAKLHFKTTNDVLNK
- a CDS encoding DEAD/DEAH box helicase family protein, translating into MRPTDLLHPEQRRPGKAYLVNELRKAVYTWREEGYPKVTPTTKRLLQFWFEEDHFVEKELFQFWFCQREAIEKLIYIYEVMKKRNFIDIARDFGAGPIQGYDPSYDQYPLYAFKMATGSGKTYVMALSIVWQYFNYKKESKDDYTSKYLFIAGEKNVIYDRLTRDFKDGKIFRELPLIPPEWQEEFDLKVILKEDPIHIIPEATLFLTNIQQLEQRESKKKEVEQYIDKLWNYLRFIMFPISIRKTG
- a CDS encoding type II toxin-antitoxin system RnlA family toxin, with the translated sequence MSKTVSNTDRIAKVFTDYCVSKNYQVKQTSEEKDLRLDISNYYYRTIVIIYYTGTVLIQGKQNSLKTEMENLKSRYEDNPQSFLGGEITEIKPCATRYDIMLVELRTKIKESLNTLEATVKITDNPNSAIEYRAKIARNNFSITLTQYNNGTLLLQGKMDKLFEDCCNLIERIANPSEKDVIARFISSDEKNLEFFAAKYTPQLIDIAEDNVKKKIGIVYNYLETYDRKWFVASECLCLTKIPLPEFSPLVMPASKAFEGFVKKLLVGIGLFEAGYFNTKNANFSSLNDRSNPKRKAICEKEKHADTMLTRISVCLDTNRNFMMHSDESKITKVDSQEKSEDIVNKIFNDTKEIFDYFNDLYSLFPRNKE
- a CDS encoding thymidine kinase produces the protein MATGNLVVIVGPMYSGKTSELISFIEIYTLGKKKIKVFKPLLDNRYNETFIVSHSNTSVKAIPINNSAEILPQLDGDEKAVFIDEIQFLDEPLREVVVEMINSGKDVYCAGLDLSYKNNPFKVTSLLMAHADTVIKKKAVCHECGEYKATISYKIVENGGEIDVGGFEKYIAVCRDCYLKLNEKKQNQDKS
- a CDS encoding aldo/keto reductase translates to MTSIYDKAELANKVKIPWLGYGTYKAHGDELIEGVKYALSIGYRLIDTAEMYENEEEIGKAIRQSKIPRDEIFITSKVWNTNQGFESTLNSFENSLKRLGTDYLDLYLIHWPVSGKYIETWKALEKLYKEGRVRAIGVSNFLIHHLQDIINNCEITPMVNQVEFHPYLLQRDLLDYCQRNKIQLEAWSPLMRGRVLNIPQLVDIANKYKKTPAQIVLRWDLQHGVVTIPKSVHKERIKENADIFDFELTEEEMRIIDNLDQSKRFGANPDDF